From Mucilaginibacter rubeus, a single genomic window includes:
- a CDS encoding helix-turn-helix domain-containing protein — protein sequence MPVSYSYTNFDDNDKELSNFAKALALPVRVAIIRIIIEHNNVVKREMLYEIPFNIETINKHVAELKNLGILKVYGIKGNVNYSIDESLFDQMAYRFSMLFKSARHLFVQHINSDYEVAEVTPAVNISNVMPTLSHFGLFISQQRNLLNITQPALAEKLGLETENLNQIERGEVAFNPEKLMLLANAFNIAPAVLKREYYSYRIAELVDESGCNESLLDSAKEKIHQMHAS from the coding sequence ATGCCAGTTTCCTATTCATATACCAATTTTGACGATAACGATAAAGAGTTATCAAATTTTGCCAAGGCCCTGGCGCTGCCGGTAAGGGTAGCCATTATCAGGATAATTATTGAACATAATAATGTGGTAAAGCGCGAAATGCTTTACGAGATCCCCTTCAACATCGAAACCATAAACAAACACGTGGCCGAGCTTAAAAACCTGGGCATCCTGAAGGTTTACGGGATAAAGGGCAATGTCAATTACAGTATAGACGAAAGCTTATTCGATCAGATGGCTTATCGTTTTTCTATGTTGTTTAAAAGTGCAAGGCATCTGTTTGTACAACATATCAATTCCGATTATGAGGTTGCGGAAGTTACCCCGGCGGTTAACATCAGCAACGTAATGCCCACTTTAAGCCATTTTGGCCTTTTCATTAGCCAGCAACGAAATTTACTTAACATAACACAACCGGCACTCGCCGAAAAACTCGGTTTAGAAACGGAAAATTTAAACCAGATAGAACGGGGCGAGGTTGCTTTCAACCCAGAAAAATTGATGCTGCTTGCCAATGCGTTTAATATTGCACCTGCGGTATTAAAGCGCGAATATTACAGCTACCGTATTGCCGAGCTTGTTGACGAAAGCGGTTGCAATGAGTCATTGCTGGATAGCGCCAAAGAAAAGATCCATCAAATGCACGCTTCCTGA
- a CDS encoding class I SAM-dependent methyltransferase: MENQLEQIRDQQKQSWNKFSPGWKKWDEFNMRFLKPMGDAIIDSLKIKDGDDVLDIAAGTGEPGLTIAALTPNGTVTGTDLAEGMLEIARANAAAKGVKNYKAQIADVSELPFDTESFNAVSCRMGFMFFPDMQLAANEIYRVLKPGGRFATAVWAGPEQNNWVTTIMSVIQKHVILPAPPPGSPGMFRCAKPDVIANLLKQAGFNDITPIELTGQVDYGSFDRYWQMMMEVGAPIVAAMSQADEPTKNKIKEEVAALFQSQNTGGTALLHYGALVISAQK; encoded by the coding sequence ATGGAAAATCAATTGGAACAGATCCGCGATCAGCAAAAGCAATCATGGAATAAGTTTTCGCCCGGATGGAAAAAGTGGGACGAGTTTAACATGCGTTTTTTGAAACCCATGGGCGATGCCATTATTGATAGCCTAAAGATAAAAGATGGAGACGATGTGCTGGACATAGCTGCCGGAACCGGCGAACCCGGCTTAACCATTGCTGCTTTAACACCTAATGGAACAGTAACAGGTACCGACCTCGCCGAAGGTATGCTGGAGATAGCCAGGGCAAATGCCGCGGCTAAGGGAGTAAAAAACTACAAAGCTCAAATTGCCGACGTAAGTGAATTACCTTTTGATACCGAATCATTTAATGCCGTCAGTTGCCGCATGGGGTTCATGTTTTTTCCGGATATGCAGCTGGCTGCCAATGAAATTTACAGGGTGCTAAAGCCAGGTGGTCGCTTTGCCACTGCCGTATGGGCAGGCCCCGAACAAAATAACTGGGTTACCACCATTATGAGTGTTATCCAGAAGCACGTGATATTGCCTGCCCCGCCTCCGGGTTCTCCGGGAATGTTTCGCTGTGCAAAGCCGGATGTTATTGCCAATTTGTTAAAGCAGGCGGGTTTTAATGATATAACACCAATTGAGCTAACCGGACAGGTAGATTACGGAAGCTTTGACCGTTACTGGCAAATGATGATGGAAGTTGGCGCCCCAATAGTAGCTGCGATGTCGCAGGCCGATGAGCCAACTAAAAATAAAATAAAGGAAGAGGTTGCGGCATTGTTCCAATCGCAGAATACCGGAGGAACGGCGCTGCTCCATTATGGCGCGCTTGTAATTAGTGCGCAAAAATAA
- a CDS encoding NADPH-dependent FMN reductase gives MYKLKVITSTVRPGRKGPAVAKWITEVANNHGFEAEMVDLGELNLPLMNEPVHPALKQYEHEHTKQWSAKIEEADAFIFVTAEYDYSYPAPLKNAIEYLVHEWAYKPSGIVSYSIGPFAGVRAVMSLKTDLLSLKNVALAEMVNIPQLNQFVDEDNNFTADERLDKNAKIMLDQLLRWTKGMKAIREDK, from the coding sequence ATGTATAAACTCAAAGTAATAACTTCTACCGTACGTCCGGGCCGTAAAGGGCCTGCTGTTGCCAAATGGATAACTGAGGTGGCTAACAATCATGGCTTTGAAGCCGAAATGGTTGACCTGGGCGAGCTTAACCTACCCCTGATGAACGAGCCTGTTCACCCCGCCCTTAAGCAATATGAACACGAACACACTAAACAGTGGAGCGCTAAAATTGAAGAAGCCGACGCTTTTATTTTTGTGACTGCCGAATATGATTACAGCTATCCCGCACCACTTAAAAATGCCATAGAATACCTGGTACACGAATGGGCTTATAAGCCGAGCGGTATTGTAAGCTATTCTATTGGTCCGTTTGCAGGTGTAAGGGCGGTTATGAGTTTAAAAACAGATCTGCTTTCGTTAAAGAATGTTGCACTTGCCGAAATGGTCAATATTCCTCAATTAAACCAGTTTGTTGACGAGGATAATAATTTTACCGCGGATGAAAGGCTTGACAAAAACGCCAAGATCATGCTTGACCAACTGCTGCGCTGGACTAAAGGCATGAAAGCGATACGGGAAGATAAATAG
- a CDS encoding universal stress protein, with translation MKTILIPVDFSDTNTNAIKYAADMGCDMPVKKIILLKSYYTSVYEQILPSPDYLLISPDDIENERQKIEVELKELMKKLKNRCHENIEIETVVSTEPIIRAIHDVVEDQHPDLMIVGGDMGHELSMIGEQVIEIAKSSSVKVLIIPPNCNYQKIEQALVPCDLEAVARLGVLQGLNTSHSWLNPKLMLLYVDPKNKHIGREEEFEASVKQLVNCYECKLHYSDDKNIVRGILNFAKEQSVQLIIALPGKHSFFYNLTHSSITEALSINATNPVLILK, from the coding sequence ATGAAAACTATATTAATACCCGTAGATTTTTCCGACACCAATACCAACGCCATTAAATATGCAGCCGATATGGGTTGTGATATGCCGGTCAAGAAAATTATCCTTCTTAAAAGCTATTACACATCGGTATATGAACAAATCCTTCCCTCCCCAGACTATTTGCTGATAAGCCCGGATGATATTGAAAATGAACGGCAAAAAATTGAAGTTGAGCTTAAGGAGCTCATGAAAAAACTGAAAAACCGCTGTCATGAAAATATAGAGATCGAAACAGTAGTTAGCACCGAACCAATTATCAGGGCCATACATGATGTAGTTGAAGATCAGCATCCCGATTTGATGATTGTTGGGGGCGATATGGGGCACGAACTAAGCATGATTGGCGAGCAGGTGATCGAAATTGCAAAAAGCAGTTCGGTAAAAGTATTGATCATTCCACCCAATTGTAATTATCAGAAAATAGAGCAGGCGTTGGTGCCCTGTGATCTGGAAGCCGTTGCCCGGCTTGGCGTTTTACAAGGACTTAATACCTCACACAGTTGGCTTAACCCCAAACTGATGCTGCTTTATGTCGACCCGAAAAACAAACACATCGGGCGCGAAGAGGAGTTTGAGGCTTCGGTAAAACAACTCGTAAATTGCTATGAGTGTAAGCTTCACTACTCGGACGATAAAAATATTGTACGGGGGATACTCAATTTTGCCAAAGAGCAATCTGTACAACTGATCATCGCTTTGCCGGGCAAACATAGCTTTTTCTATAATTTAACTCATAGCAGTATCACCGAGGCCTTGTCAATAAACGCTACAAACCCGGTGCTGATACTTAAATAG